From Quercus lobata isolate SW786 chromosome 1, ValleyOak3.0 Primary Assembly, whole genome shotgun sequence, one genomic window encodes:
- the LOC115989835 gene encoding protein CHUP1, chloroplastic isoform X1, which produces MPQEDDESEIKLLKKELEVSRARIEPLEKEKQELKQEVSRLKAQISSLRAHNNERKTMLWKKLQNSLDSNYTDASQHKPSIFMSVSEQRPGVPEKTSAGTDIPEAIAEKKTIKVPNPPPRPHSVTPSLPKEVVKGNTAPPTPPPPPLPSKLLAGSRAVRRVPEVMELYRSLTRRDANKDNRTNPAGTPVVAFTKNMIGEIENRSSYLSAIKSDVESREEFIKFLVKEVESAAHRDISEVESFVKWLDEELSSLVDERAVLRHFPQWPERKADALREAAFTYRDLRSLESEVSHFEDNPKEPLAQALRRIQALQDRLEQSIDNIERMRESTSKRYRDLLIPWEWMLDTGLIGQMKLSSLKLAKEYMKRIAKELQSDECSNDDNLMLQGVRFAYRVHQFAGGFDAETIQVFQKLKKVGLGSDK; this is translated from the exons ATGCCACAAGAGGACGATGAATCAGAGATCAAGCTTCTCAAGAAAGAACTTGAAGTGTCTCGGGCCAGGATTGAACCATTGGAGAAAGAGAAACAGGAGTTAAAACAGGAAGTAAGCCGTCTAAAAGCACAAATAAGTTCCCTTAGAGCACACAATAATGAGAGGAAGACCATGCTATGGAAGAAGTTACAGAATTCCTTGGACAGCAACTATACAGATGCATCTCAACACAAACCATCAATTTTCATGAGTGTATCAGAACAACGTCCAGGAGTACCAGAAAAGACGAGTGCCGGAACAGATATCCCAGAAGCAATAGCagagaagaaaacaataaaggtaccaaacccaccaccaagGCCTCATTCAGTCACTCCTTCCTTGCCTAAGGAAGTAGTGAAAGGAAACACAGCACCACCAACACCGCCACCACCGCCACTGCCATCAAAATTGCTAGCTGGGTCAAGAGCAGTGCGGCGAGTGCCAGAGGTTATGGAGTTATACCGTTCACTAACTAGGAGAGATGCCAACAAGGACAACAGAACCAATCCTGCAGGAACTCCAGTAGTTGCGTTTACTAAGAACATGATTGGAGAAATAGAAAATCGCTCATCATATCTTTCAGCT ATAAAATCAGATGTGGAAAGTCGCGAAGAATTCATCAAGTTCTTGGTTAAAGAGGTAGAGTCTGCAGCTCATAGAGATATATCTGAGGTAGAGTCATTCGTGAAATGGCTAGATGAGGAATTATCATCACTGGTTGATGAAAGGGCAGTACTTAGGCATTTCCCACAGTGGCCAGAACGTAAAGCAGATGCACTAAGGGAGGCTGCTTTCACCTACCGAGATCTAAGGAGCCTTGAATCTGAAGTTTCACATTTTGAGGACAACCCAAAAGAGCCTTTGGCCCAGGCTCTAAGAAGAATTCAAGCATTGCAAGACAG GTTGGAACAAAGCATCGACAATATAGAAAGGATGAGGGAAAGCACAAGCAAGAGGTACAGGGATCTCCTAATCCCTTGGGAATGGATGCTGGACACAGGCCTAATTGGTCAG ATGAAATTAAGTTCACTAAAGCTGGCCAAGGAATACATGAAAAGGATAGCTAAAGAACTGCAGTCTGATGAATGCTCAAATGATGACAATCTTATGCTTCAAGGAGTTCGATTTGCATATCGAGTACACCAG TTTGCAGGCGGTTTTGATGCAGAGACCATACAAGTATTTCAAAAGCTAAAGAAAGTCGGCTTGGGTAGTGACAAATGA
- the LOC115989835 gene encoding protein CHUP1, chloroplastic isoform X2 gives MPQEDDESEIKLLKKELEVSRARIEPLEKEKQELKQEVSRLKAQISSLRAHNNERKTMLWKKLQNSLDSNYTDASQHKPSIFMSVSEQRPGVPEKTSAGTDIPEAIAEKKTIKVPNPPPRPHSVTPSLPKEVVKGNTAPPTPPPPPLPSKLLAGSRAVRRVPEVMELYRSLTRRDANKDNRTNPAGTPVVAFTKNMIGEIENRSSYLSAIKSDVESREEFIKFLVKEVESAAHRDISEVESFVKWLDEELSSLVDERAVLRHFPQWPERKADALREAAFTYRDLRSLESEVSHFEDNPKEPLAQALRRIQALQDRLEQSIDNIERMRESTSKRYRDLLIPWEWMLDTGLIGQMKLSSLKLAKEYMKRIAKELQSDECSNDDNLMLQGVRFAYRVHQAVLMQRPYKYFKS, from the exons ATGCCACAAGAGGACGATGAATCAGAGATCAAGCTTCTCAAGAAAGAACTTGAAGTGTCTCGGGCCAGGATTGAACCATTGGAGAAAGAGAAACAGGAGTTAAAACAGGAAGTAAGCCGTCTAAAAGCACAAATAAGTTCCCTTAGAGCACACAATAATGAGAGGAAGACCATGCTATGGAAGAAGTTACAGAATTCCTTGGACAGCAACTATACAGATGCATCTCAACACAAACCATCAATTTTCATGAGTGTATCAGAACAACGTCCAGGAGTACCAGAAAAGACGAGTGCCGGAACAGATATCCCAGAAGCAATAGCagagaagaaaacaataaaggtaccaaacccaccaccaagGCCTCATTCAGTCACTCCTTCCTTGCCTAAGGAAGTAGTGAAAGGAAACACAGCACCACCAACACCGCCACCACCGCCACTGCCATCAAAATTGCTAGCTGGGTCAAGAGCAGTGCGGCGAGTGCCAGAGGTTATGGAGTTATACCGTTCACTAACTAGGAGAGATGCCAACAAGGACAACAGAACCAATCCTGCAGGAACTCCAGTAGTTGCGTTTACTAAGAACATGATTGGAGAAATAGAAAATCGCTCATCATATCTTTCAGCT ATAAAATCAGATGTGGAAAGTCGCGAAGAATTCATCAAGTTCTTGGTTAAAGAGGTAGAGTCTGCAGCTCATAGAGATATATCTGAGGTAGAGTCATTCGTGAAATGGCTAGATGAGGAATTATCATCACTGGTTGATGAAAGGGCAGTACTTAGGCATTTCCCACAGTGGCCAGAACGTAAAGCAGATGCACTAAGGGAGGCTGCTTTCACCTACCGAGATCTAAGGAGCCTTGAATCTGAAGTTTCACATTTTGAGGACAACCCAAAAGAGCCTTTGGCCCAGGCTCTAAGAAGAATTCAAGCATTGCAAGACAG GTTGGAACAAAGCATCGACAATATAGAAAGGATGAGGGAAAGCACAAGCAAGAGGTACAGGGATCTCCTAATCCCTTGGGAATGGATGCTGGACACAGGCCTAATTGGTCAG ATGAAATTAAGTTCACTAAAGCTGGCCAAGGAATACATGAAAAGGATAGCTAAAGAACTGCAGTCTGATGAATGCTCAAATGATGACAATCTTATGCTTCAAGGAGTTCGATTTGCATATCGAGTACACCAG GCGGTTTTGATGCAGAGACCATACAAGTATTTCAAAAGCTAA
- the LOC115989835 gene encoding protein CHUP1, chloroplastic isoform X3, which yields MPQEDDESEIKLLKKELEVSRARIEPLEKEKQELKQEVSRLKAQISSLRAHNNERKTMLWKKLQNSLDSNYTDASQHKPSIFMSVSEQRPGVPEKTSAGTDIPEAIAEKKTIKVPNPPPRPHSVTPSLPKEVVKGNTAPPTPPPPPLPSKLLAGSRAVRRVPEVMELYRSLTRRDANKDNRTNPAGTPVVAFTKNMIGEIENRSSYLSAIKSDVESREEFIKFLVKEVESAAHRDISEVESFVKWLDEELSSLVDERAVLRHFPQWPERKADALREAAFTYRDLRSLESEVSHFEDNPKEPLAQALRRIQALQDRLEQSIDNIERMRESTSKRYRDLLIPWEWMLDTGLIGQILGT from the exons ATGCCACAAGAGGACGATGAATCAGAGATCAAGCTTCTCAAGAAAGAACTTGAAGTGTCTCGGGCCAGGATTGAACCATTGGAGAAAGAGAAACAGGAGTTAAAACAGGAAGTAAGCCGTCTAAAAGCACAAATAAGTTCCCTTAGAGCACACAATAATGAGAGGAAGACCATGCTATGGAAGAAGTTACAGAATTCCTTGGACAGCAACTATACAGATGCATCTCAACACAAACCATCAATTTTCATGAGTGTATCAGAACAACGTCCAGGAGTACCAGAAAAGACGAGTGCCGGAACAGATATCCCAGAAGCAATAGCagagaagaaaacaataaaggtaccaaacccaccaccaagGCCTCATTCAGTCACTCCTTCCTTGCCTAAGGAAGTAGTGAAAGGAAACACAGCACCACCAACACCGCCACCACCGCCACTGCCATCAAAATTGCTAGCTGGGTCAAGAGCAGTGCGGCGAGTGCCAGAGGTTATGGAGTTATACCGTTCACTAACTAGGAGAGATGCCAACAAGGACAACAGAACCAATCCTGCAGGAACTCCAGTAGTTGCGTTTACTAAGAACATGATTGGAGAAATAGAAAATCGCTCATCATATCTTTCAGCT ATAAAATCAGATGTGGAAAGTCGCGAAGAATTCATCAAGTTCTTGGTTAAAGAGGTAGAGTCTGCAGCTCATAGAGATATATCTGAGGTAGAGTCATTCGTGAAATGGCTAGATGAGGAATTATCATCACTGGTTGATGAAAGGGCAGTACTTAGGCATTTCCCACAGTGGCCAGAACGTAAAGCAGATGCACTAAGGGAGGCTGCTTTCACCTACCGAGATCTAAGGAGCCTTGAATCTGAAGTTTCACATTTTGAGGACAACCCAAAAGAGCCTTTGGCCCAGGCTCTAAGAAGAATTCAAGCATTGCAAGACAG GTTGGAACAAAGCATCGACAATATAGAAAGGATGAGGGAAAGCACAAGCAAGAGGTACAGGGATCTCCTAATCCCTTGGGAATGGATGCTGGACACAGGCCTAATTGGTCAG ATCCTTGGGACTTAA